TAACATgcatattgtattatttttgcttagcacTAACAAGccctttataatattgtttctatTGTGATTCtctatctaattgtatattattcaagtttaaaaataaataatagaaaaattcgaATAAATCCGTCATGTCagagtttaaataattaattcaaaaattaataaaacgtaacattaaattgaaaattttttatgccaaaatagtacatttcttttcagttaaaaaattaacggaaaaataaataagtaatttgaatgtagctgaagctagcagccaaacGCCGAGCGGCCAAAGCCGAATGTGATATAGACGTTTCCAGGAGACACCATTctatcaaacgttaaaaattccctacttatgaaattttaacaaactttgaaaaatttgcgtAGGGTTTAGTAATTACAACACATAATCGATTATTCGCGGCAAAACTTGCAATTTACCAattgttatcaattttttaaaccaatttttatcgttttcggCACCTTACGTCTAAACGCAAAGTACGATTTCTCCAAATTTGActggaaatatttttccgtAACGAATCGAATGCTCGATCATTCGCGGGAAGACGTGCGTTTtactaattgttataaatataacttaaattaatttttattgttttttgtgCCTCtcgcctaaacgcaaaatacgatttccaccaaatttggttAGAAATATCTTATTCTAACGCACAATTGACTGATTGATTAATCGCGGGAGgacgtaaattaattaaaaaaatttataataattaggaaaatgcacgtcttCTCGCGAATGATAAATCAGTCAATTGTGCGTTACGAAAAGAtctttccagccaaatttgaagaaaatcgtacattgcgtttagacgtaaggcgcaaaaaacgataataattaaatttttaactatttataacaattagaaaaatgcacgacctttcgcgaatgatcgatcagtcaattgtacgttacggaaagatatttccagccaaatttggaggaaatcgtacattgcgtttagacgtgaggcgcaaaaaacgataataattaaatttttaactatttataacaattaggaaaatgcacgacctctcgcgaatgatcgatcagtcgattgtacgttacggaaagatatttccagccaaatttggaggaaatcgtattttgcgttaattattattctataatgaataataaatattattcataataatgacattaaaaatctGCTAAGTTTATTCATACGTAGAATATAATAGTATTTGTTATTaacgtttaaatatattcaagcTAATGAAACCTACGTAATGACCAAATCAGAATAACTTTAAGCCGTTCAGagttttttttgaaatttagtgtcgtaaatgttttaaagacgttttaaataattaaaaaaatgatattaaaaacttgtatttcatataaaaacaattaaaattaattataagtaacAAAATACACATGTAGGAAACCTAAGTTATTcctctaaaaattaatttttgttgcaaCCACCTTTGCATtcggataaaaattttaattaataacctGGTACAAGATTCAATTCCAAAATATATACCAATAAGAAGTTTAACATCGTGTTacttacattatttttcttagatatttttactcgatgtatattgtaaaaatgtagaaCATATTTAACATAACATACGTACGTTCCACATACAAATATCACGTATATCACAAtctataaaaactaaaaaatagaaaatttctaaataaattgtattttacgatttttattcattcttatacatatacactctctaaatttctaagggccggttgttccaactttttggtaaatttatctaccaggtaagcatgtgtttatcttcatttcttttctcaaataaataaagacaaacatacaTTTATCtaataggtaagtttaccaaaaagttggaacaatcgaTCGTTAGAGTGAAAATATTGCCACTACAATTTTTCGAGTAATTTTCCACTCAATAAGAGTTAAAATTCACTTTAATagggtaaatttttattagagtgAAAAATCACTCGAAAAATAACTCATTGGAGTGGaaaattattcgaaaaattgtagtgggagtattttcactctaagaaatttagaaaacaaCATTCAgagaaaatagtttttcaatacgataattgttaaaagaaGTCAAAGTATAcgaatagaatataaaattcaaccTGATTCACGTCGCGTGACGACGCAAGACGAATTGAAGGGAAAGAAAGCGTTTTCGAAAATAAGTCATTAGCCGAGTGTTACGTACTGAATATGATTCTGTACAATCTCGTCGCTAACCTCCATGCGTCCGTGCAAAGAAAAGCGCGGCCAGTAAAAATGGCTACGCGAACGAACGCGTGCACTCGACGTATAAGCTCGATAAGCATCGGATAGCGATACTATACCACAGATACCTGTAGAACGACAGTTGATTCATTCTTCTGCGTCGATCGTTCATTCAGTCACACATATTCCGGATGTATTCGCGCTATCAACGGCAACGGGAGATGACAACGGTAGAAAATATGCCGCTCGCATTCGACGTTCCATCATACATCGTAACCGTGTGCGTTCGAACTGAAGTTGCCGCGTTTCACGTGACTATCGCGGCGAGGCCATAGACATAGAAAGGATGGATCGAGTGTAAAGTGCGAAACCCAAAGATCGCatagaaagagaaacaaaaaacAGTAAAGAAAGAGGCAATTGCATGAAtcggagaaagaaagaaatacaatataattgcttcatatttttttctatctgaTCTTCACTACCTGGATGTTAAATATGCTCaatctgtttttattatatctagagACATCGTGCGACAATTGACTCAACTACTAGGTGGATATCTACGAATGCGCGCACCGATCAAAGAATCTATGGCGAAGAGTAAAGGTACCTTTTCATTTGTTGCTAGATTTGAGCTAagatagtatttttaattaaataaattgaaatttttattaaagttcttCAATCTTTTCACaagcttaaaaaaaacttgcagaataagttaataattaatagtaataagaCATTTgacaatacaattttctttaagtaaCTTTTTCAAGTATATTTGATGTtaagttttatgaaaaaaagttttaaatgatttcatttcaaacaaaatctaaaaatttaaattgtatttttaagaaattgtattttctgtattactataaaaaactaaatttatcagaaagaataaaattatacaaaacattttgaaataaaagaaaataaaattttatgttatcattttgtgtaaatgtatgaaatattcataaattatataatttttttttaatatgatattgtactattaaaaatgtgacaactttttattacatttattacaaataattctttgtccattttttctacattaatatttattaatagtattaaaaaaattatttgtaaaaaaaatattaaataacaaattatcattttattacttaaattttgttcattatttactattttaaagataGTGTAAAAGCTCTCGTGTTAAaaagtacacatatataaatagaaagttACGTGACACCCTTCAACTTTTTTATGGTAAAGAATCTTCTTGAAAAAAGCAAAATCACAAATAAGAACGCAAAATATAACAAGAAAAGTTGCaagaaatttaacaataatcaTTACACAACTGTTGCACAAATATgccagtttatattttaattttctgtcctgaaattttccaaaaatttctgGACAACGAAAAGTGCGCGGCTACAATGGCCGCGCGCGTGAAGACGCGCACTCACCTTGTTGTGAATCGGCAGGCAACAGGATGCGGGTCGTCGCGGCGCAACGTCGGCCGCCGTCGCATCCTCTTGTGTCGATCGCTCGTTCATCCACGCATATCCTCGATGGTTCCGCAACGTCACCGACGCTGAGGGCGATGATAACAGTAGAAGATGTGTCGCTGGCGCTCGACGTCTCGCGCTGCCGCACCATAGCCGCAGCGCGTTCGAACTGAAGTTGCCGCGGTCACGTGACCACCGTGCCGCCAATCGTATCAGCGACAACCGGTGCCGCGCCCGCCATATTGCGCTTCTGCGGGACAAGTTCGCGACGATTGAGTTTGAATTATACGCAGCCGATGTGTGTATGTTGTACTCGAGCCAAGGGATGCAATGCTTACACGCGCGTTTCTAGGCGACCGACGGGTCAAGCTCGCGCATGACATTTGCCCGAGTGAGATGAATCGTTGTGatcgtatatgtatatactacgCCGCGACGATTGAAAAGGGATATCTCATCGGGCGTTAAATAGAAACTGTACTATTTCGGAAGGACTGAAAAGCGTGATTCAGTAATCGTTCAGTCGCAGGAAAAAATTCTctcaaaaatgtttctttataaaaaataaataaaatataaattttcgtcTTAATGCGAATGTAAACGTTtgattttgcttttattttgaaaaagacggGGGGCTACACCCCGGGCAACGGGCGATTATCAGGCGAACGGTAGGCCGTGAAGGAATGTTTACAGATTACACCTGAGCCTCGTGAGCACGCGACGCACGAAATGTTCCGCGAAACGTTTGGGGTAAACGGGCGACGAGTATCAGAGgtcgatatataaaatacgcaATTGCACAACTTTCATAGCTGTTTATTTGTGAGGAAGGGGGAGTGGGGAATAATTCACGTCACTACAAAATCGACGGCTGTCACGTATCGCCGGGTTACACTCCGTCGCGATACGCTCTAGTGACTTTGCGAAGTGCAGCAAGTACGAGTCCGTCTCCGAGCAGCGCGCAGCCGACAAAGTCCTTGAATGCTCCGCCGCATTCTGGCGTTCCGCAAAGCTCCGGTGACGCGCCCGGGTCATTTCCCGGGGGATACAAAAAGGCCTGGACCTCCCGACCGGAGGGGATTACAGCTCGCACGACTTTCGCGTCTCAGGCGTTGTTGCGTGCTCCAATTGCCAACGGCCGATAGCGGAGTGCTCGTTATCGCGCGTCATGCTGGTAAAGTCGTCGTCGAACGCCGGGGCGATACGAGGTTCGGCGTTCTATTCCCGTTGCGATCTAGTGACTTTCGATGCGACGTAGTAGCGCCCTGTGGCGAACAGGCCGGCGgcgagcagcagcagcagcagcagcagcaggcacgcgacgacgacgacgacgacgaggtgAAGTGTCCACGATGAGCGATACTGCGAATCTACGTGGAGTAGCAGCTCGTGCAAACCATCGTGGATGAGACGTAGCGTGCCGCGCAGGGCGTCGTCGAGCGACTCGCCGGCGACACGGCCGTCGCCGCCGCAGCAGTCGTATGACATAtgacgtcgcgtcgcgtcccTCCGTCTCTAGTATGAAAATAAACAGCGAATGCCacgcgacgcggcgcggcTCGCGCCGCGACCTATCGCCGGCCCTGCGGAGAGGGGCCACCCGTGACCGACGCGTACGACCTGGAGTCCCGACGGATCGCCGACAGACGGGACGGGATCTCGTCCGAGagacgtgcgtgcgtgcgtgcgcgcgtgcatgCGTACGCGCGTGCGAGCGACACGGCCGCGGCGGGGTGGACGCCGAGCGGGTTTTCGCTTTCGACTGACTGAAATCGAATGGGGCTCTCGGATCCGCCGCTCCGTCCGCGTGTGAGTGCGTCGCCccgcgtcgcgacgcgacgcgacgcggcgcatcgcgcgtgcgtgcgtgcacgcACACACTTGCGCGGGCGCGTACCGCGCGCGTCCGGCGCCCACGTTCGTGTGACTTTCCGCGAGTAACTTTGGACGAAGTAACGATTGGACGAAGCGTTGTGAtctcttgtattttttaataaaacattttgatagGTATTATTTACAGTCAATCTGTATGTTACAACGCTCGGTGCttgtaaacaataatttattcttgataAACAACAGGGATGAAATGTAGCGCCAAATCAAATGCAACCTTTCAAGAATATTTCACAAGTACCGTCAATTCTTCCTTGtgcttaattattaaaaaatccgcATCAAAACTTCTGGGTTTTAAgttcaaaatttatgaataaatttatttccataataaaattaactttttacatGGTAACTAATTAGTCACAATAgtaaatcaaaaaatatattttaatacaaagaaCACTTTTTTGAGAGCATGTTTCATTGAAATTttggaataatattttactaatattcataaaaataaaaattccaatttataaatttattgcaaacttaattagaaattagagtttttatttttaaattggttgaaaatttaattacaaattaggAATTTTATGttcataaataatgaaatgtttttcagatattttaatgaaaagcaTATGcgcgtaaaaaatttattatatcgattatatagaattatagaaaatacaaataaatatataatattaatcaatatatatgtatataatatagaaaaataattttcatgttaCAACACTCgttatatcatattaattatCTGAGAGCAGCGCTATCgaactttttaattagactaataaattattttctactcTACGTAATAACAACGTTTCTTTGACTTTTGATCTTTTATTTTGCCATTTAGCGTGGGAAAATTCAAAGCaggcaaattaataattttgttcccTTTGGTATTATTCATCAATGTAATCAATAAGTTAGAtatctcttctctttttcttattacaacaATTTCTTCAAACCATGTTTTTAAACTTTGAATTggaaaagtataatttttgatagGATTCTAAAAAGGGAAGTATATTCATAATTACAATGATAATTTATgcaaacatataaaaagtaaaacataataaaaaccattaaaatattttaatatgcttACCTTGAAAAAACTTTCCACATACTGCAATACGTACAATCCGCAATCGGTCCAATTTGTTTGTCTAGGTACTTTCGGATACATTTCCATAATAGTATCTTTCgaaaatgtcttttttataCCAAATTTGACAACATGTTCGTAGCTTAAATAATTCCTTAATGTATCAACTACATGTACTCTATTAGTGGCAGCAAGcgaatcaaatattaatatgcagggactacaaattaaattatttaaatattagaatCCCAATAGGGGTTACATCAAGTTACATCATGTgcttaatttgaatatttacattttgacaattttttcttgctctttaagtttaatattggtttgacttttattttcaattacgACAACTTCTTCGTTTCGGTTTTCCTTTGTTGTggacatttttattcttttgctCTTTTGCACACTCTCATAAATGTTGTTTTCATTAGTTTTCGCAATACAAGTAGAAACTTTTCCAACTAATCCAGGAaagcaaataataatcaagtaCCAATGTGAgctataaacaatattatatattataaacaatataatatctttgtttatgttattaaaagtCATGAGAATTATGTTCCAAAATTCGGAACACAGCCTTAGAGTCGAGTCGATTGTTCCATTTTTGAATAaacaatgaataaatataatgaataaatatttagattatttatcacatttattcAGAGATAGAACAATTGTCTCTTAGAAAATTAGTTGATTTCTTCGTTACAtactttcaattttacatgaaacaaatttcaattagCGTAAAGCACGAAAGTAcacgagataaaattttaattttatgtgcaGTAGGACTTTTCAAATATGCAATGTCCAGCAAACATAGATATAAATGCTAGACATATACGTAAATGTACACATGTTATATTTGTGCTAGATTGTGACagatatatattcaatattgagTAAATTTCTTTATCTAATATATCGATatcaattctaattttttaagatcttTATCAATAATCCTGAATGGATTTAGTACCGAAACATCAAACAAAGAAACTTaccgtattttatatttgttaatcttatatttaaatcttatattgGAATTACAAGATTACTTACTCTTCATTCATAGgaattataacaaaatctttCTCGAATATATTAACATTCTTAGTCCACTGCTGTACTCTCGCGTGCTGCTTGGCGGCAAGCGTTTTTGGTACTACACTTTCAGTAACTTGATCATATGAACTAGTTAAACGTTTGTAAAAAAACGAACTAAATACATAAGTTCTTTGCtgatcaaattttgttaatacttCCAAGGTTAAATACTTTAAGTAAAAATCTATAATCACATCGTTCAAGTACTGGCCTTGTGCAAGACACAAGTAATCCTTAGTATTAATGACAAATCCTCTTTTTGCAGGAGGAGGTGGATATATAGTTAttctaaaacaaatttttcattttgaaaaatactcaacttaaaaataatcaacaattacaattgcaaatttataatattataaataaaaaataaaataaatttatactaaataaataagattataaaatatattttatctgatATATCAAACatccaattattaaaaagatattcaattattaaataagattctcACATTTGTACgtcatcattatcatcaaCAATGGTAAcatttgctaattttttacTCTTCTGCATGGTAATATCCAATTGTTGATACTGTAAAAACAAATagatatgtacatatatagtatataaattattatgtacaattaaataaaatataacttaacCAAATACATACATTCTTTGGTATTGCTCTCATAAGTACATTATATGCATCTTTAGTGGTTAATTccactatttttttaacttctcgtgaaaataaatttgttaatagtaCTTGTGATTCCTTTGGTAACTTGTCTAGTAATATAGTAATACGTTTATGTGCATGATCTAGAAAGCAATAGAATCATAAGGTAGTATTATTTCAGGTCTGTATAAGAATTTATGTTATGAATtcttttacacacacatatatatttgtataaacaaattgtagaaataaaaaatacctttttcagaattattaaattatatgtgtagAAACTATACAGTACAACTTACGCAATAGCACGAGTTTAAGGATTCTAAGTGTACTATTATGATCTGTCTACAACAAATGTAGTAACCCTTAAAtcgtaagaaaataattaattatagttaattatCAGATTATGCTGGGTCAATTTCTTACATAAGACTTACTACATTTATTGTGATACGAACCACATTACGGTTCTTTCAAATCGTGAGATTCAGGGCCGTAGTCTTGAAGTCCTGATTagttctatttataatttcacgcGAAACTTGCACGAACACATCGTAACGGTTAAAGAAATGGTCATGATTTCTAACTGTGCTGCAATTTCGAGCCCGTACACactaaagaattatttactATACATACACTGTGCTCTATCTATCCATGCCGCAGTATCATGGCTGCGTTCGCTTTGGTTGTAAATGATACTTACGGTGCTGTAAGCATcatttaattcttattgtttatcaaatattaaatgagGACAAATGATGGTTACAACTGTTGTAAGCATCAAAAACGAATGCAGCCTATGTCTGGGGAGTAATTCTCTGGTGTGCGCGAGCTCAAACTTGCAGCACAGGTTTTTAGATACGCGACTGAATTGCAATCTCTCCCCTATTTATGCTACCCACGTGCGCCGAGTGCATTT
This DNA window, taken from Monomorium pharaonis isolate MP-MQ-018 chromosome 6, ASM1337386v2, whole genome shotgun sequence, encodes the following:
- the LOC105839771 gene encoding sentrin-specific protease 6 isoform X3, giving the protein MTNIEQSDILDKQIAVECQMIGIGSYTCILQEKIKISYNGVKFSVPLLQDATRFVTLDVKYNDIIRLLIHFGNTENIENIGKSSIIFIYTTIKAGVMIRELLGMHDPKGPYYHPAGKGDHAHKRITILLDKLPKESQVLLTNLFSREVKKIVELTTKDAYNVLMRAIPKNYQQLDITMQKSKKLANVTIVDDNDDVQIITIYPPPPAKRGFVINTKDYLCLAQGQYLNDVIIDFYLKYLTLEVLTKFDQQRTYVFSSFFYKRLTSSYDQVTESVVPKTLAAKQHARVQQWTKNVNIFEKDFVIIPMNEDSHWYLIIICFPGLVGKVSTCIAKTNENNIYESVQKSKRIKMSTTKENRNEEVVVIENKSQTNIKLKEQEKIVKIPCILIFDSLAATNRVHVVDTLRNYLSYEHVVKFGIKKTFSKDTIMEMYPKVPRQTNWTDCGLYVLQYVESFFKNPIKNYTFPIQSLKTWFEEIVVIRKREEISNLLITLMNNTKGNKIINLPALNFPTLNGKIKDQKSKKRCYYVE
- the LOC105839771 gene encoding sentrin-specific protease 6 isoform X1 codes for the protein MLMLLHIVGMTDILTSFQEYGKMTNIEQSDILDKQIAVECQMIGIGSYTCILQEKIKISYNGVKFSVPLLQDATRFVTLDVKYNDIIRLLIHFGNTENIENIGKSSIIFIYTTIKAGVMIRELLGMHDPKGPYYHPAGKGDHAHKRITILLDKLPKESQVLLTNLFSREVKKIVELTTKDAYNVLMRAIPKNYQQLDITMQKSKKLANVTIVDDNDDVQIITIYPPPPAKRGFVINTKDYLCLAQGQYLNDVIIDFYLKYLTLEVLTKFDQQRTYVFSSFFYKRLTSSYDQVTESVVPKTLAAKQHARVQQWTKNVNIFEKDFVIIPMNEDSHWYLIIICFPGLVGKVSTCIAKTNENNIYESVQKSKRIKMSTTKENRNEEVVVIENKSQTNIKLKEQEKIVKIPCILIFDSLAATNRVHVVDTLRNYLSYEHVVKFGIKKTFSKDTIMEMYPKVPRQTNWTDCGLYVLQYVESFFKNPIKNYTFPIQSLKTWFEEIVVIRKREEISNLLITLMNNTKGNKIINLPALNFPTLNGKIKDQKSKKRCYYVE
- the LOC105839771 gene encoding sentrin-specific protease 6 isoform X2 produces the protein MHRFQEYGKMTNIEQSDILDKQIAVECQMIGIGSYTCILQEKIKISYNGVKFSVPLLQDATRFVTLDVKYNDIIRLLIHFGNTENIENIGKSSIIFIYTTIKAGVMIRELLGMHDPKGPYYHPAGKGDHAHKRITILLDKLPKESQVLLTNLFSREVKKIVELTTKDAYNVLMRAIPKNYQQLDITMQKSKKLANVTIVDDNDDVQIITIYPPPPAKRGFVINTKDYLCLAQGQYLNDVIIDFYLKYLTLEVLTKFDQQRTYVFSSFFYKRLTSSYDQVTESVVPKTLAAKQHARVQQWTKNVNIFEKDFVIIPMNEDSHWYLIIICFPGLVGKVSTCIAKTNENNIYESVQKSKRIKMSTTKENRNEEVVVIENKSQTNIKLKEQEKIVKIPCILIFDSLAATNRVHVVDTLRNYLSYEHVVKFGIKKTFSKDTIMEMYPKVPRQTNWTDCGLYVLQYVESFFKNPIKNYTFPIQSLKTWFEEIVVIRKREEISNLLITLMNNTKGNKIINLPALNFPTLNGKIKDQKSKKRCYYVE